Sequence from the uncultured Sunxiuqinia sp. genome:
AAGTTAGTAGGGAAAACCTACTATACTTACAATGTCGATAACAAACTATCTGCCGATACTACATATTTACAAAGCTGGGATACAGAAAATAGTACTGAAGGATGGCAATTTCGTAACAATAAGAAATACAGTTATTCTCCCGAAAAATTGATTGACTATTACATCTTATCCAATTGGAATATAGACTCTGTAAAGTTTATTCCATTTAAAAGAGAAGTAAAGCAATATTTCGATGATGACAAAACCATCAAAAAGACGATTGTTTATTATTGGGACAAACAAAAAAGCAAATGGGAAGCTGATGAACTTAAAGAAAACACTTTAGAAAACAACTTTATAACAAAACGTTACACCCAAACATTTGCTGAATCTCCTACCGTTTATTCGCAAGATTTTGTTTGCGATTTTAATGTAACCAAAGATCAATTAGCACTACCGACTCATGGCCTAGACAACAATGAACAAGCTGTTTTTCATCATTTAATTCAATTCAAGTACCACCTTAAGGGAGATACAGAAACTAACGAGTGGGAAGAATATATTAAAACAGAATATGTCTATTCTGATCTCAAAACATCTACTTCTTTAAACATAGGAGTTAAAAATGAAATAAATATTTATCCTAATCCGGCAACCAATTTTATAACAATTAATGGAATAGAGTCCTATAAAGACGCCTTGTTTGAATTGTTTAATGTTAACGGAAAACTTGTTCTATCCAAAAACATTCATCGCAATGAAAGCATAAACATTGGCACATTAAACAAGGGATTATATATTTATAAGGCAACGAATGGTCAGAAAATAATTACCGGCAAACTAATTAAAAGATAAAGACTTCAAAACAATAGTCTTAAACCATCGCATACAATTTACTATGAATAAGGTGTGTATTTCCTCAATATTATTACAACAGCTTGCCGTTTCGATATTCGGACAAAATACAAAAGCAGCATCTTGCATTTTTCAGGACAATCTGATTACGCACCAGTATTTACATTTAGCAGTATATCTTCAGAAAGTTCCTTATTAAAATCATCACTTTATTTTTTTGTGCAATCGGGCATTCTCTCGTTCCAAATCTGTCATCTTGGGATTACCATGACCTGGGAAGCTATTATTATAATATTGCTTAAACTCTTTAGGGCAACGGTAAAGTCATGCTCTTTCAATTTCTAATTCTTCTGCAAGCTCGGTGATAGATGATTTATTAAGCATTCTAGAGTCTCAAATTAGAGATAAAGAGAGCTTACTTAGTCACACTCGGATTGACTTTCGTTCAGATTTAGATGTATTATTATCAGAAATATGCAGAATATAAAAAAATAAAAAGCAACATCTTGCTGGGTCGAATTTGCAATCCATAAGGACGAACGAATCATTATCAATATACTTGATGGGAATACACAATAAAATATCGCCGTTTCCGCAAGCAGTGGGTAAAATAAAAGAGCTTATCATGGTTCACCATACAATCAAGCGTCAGCATTGGGAAGAAATCAAAAATTAGAAAGACTGATCGAAAGGAGGGGCTTTTTTAACTTTCTCATGTTCAGATAGCTTTGAGTCAATCGTACAATAAGAGTGCAATTGCTTTTCTAAAGAAGTAAAATAGCTCCGAATAGCGTATTCCCTAAAAATTAAGAACTTGATTTTTAACTGCTAAAAGGATATTGTTATCTTTGCCGAGCTTTTTAAAAGGAAATCAGGCAAATGGCACATAAATCAGGATTTGTAAACATCATTGGAAACCCGAATGTGGGGAAGTCAACCATCATGAATTCGTTGGTTGGCGAGCGGTTATCAATCATTACTAAGAAGATGCAAACGACTCGTCACCGAATAAAAGGGATTGTGAGTGGGGAGGATTTTCAAATTGTATATTCAGACACACCAGGCATTTTGAAGCCCAATTACAAACTTCAGGAATCGATGATGAAGTTTGTAAACACGGCATTGTCTGATGCTGACGTGATTATCTATGTGACAGATGTGGTTGAAAAACCAGATAAAAATGCTGAGTATCTGGAAAAAGTGCGAAAGTCAAACGCCCCGGTAATTGTTTTGGTCAACAAAATTGATTTGTCGAACCAAGGCGATGTAATGAAGTTATATGAATACTGGAAAGATCTTTTGCCGGCAGCTGACGTGTTTGCTGTTTCCGCTACCGAGCGTTTCAACATCGGGCCTATTTTTGACCGTATTATTGAACTGTTGCCCGAAGCACCTCCGTATTTCCCAAAAGATGAGTTAACAGATCGGAATGATCGGTTTTTTGTCTCTGAAATTATTCGGGAGAAAATACTTTTGTATTATCAAAAGGAAGTTCCTTATTCGGTTGAAATTGAGGTGGAAGAGTTTAAAGAAGAAGAGAAATTATTGCGCTTACGGTGTGTGATTAATGTTGCACGCGACAGCCAAAAAGGTATTCTTATTGGACATAGAGGTGCTGCATTGAAGAAAGTAGGTACGCAGGCCCGGAAGGACATGGAAGAGTTTTTCCAGAAAAAAGTATTTATGGAGTTGTATGTTAAAGTATCTAAAGACTGGCGGGATAAAGACCGTATGTTGGATAACTTTGGATATGATTTTCAGTAAAGTATGAAGTGTGAACTCAAGAAAGTACGGAGCTTGGGATTTGAAATTTATAACTTGGAATTAAGAGAATAATGAGCAATATAGTCGCTATAGTAGGAAGACCGAATGTGGGTAAATCAACTTTGTTTAATCGGTTGGTTGAAAGTAGAAAAGCCATTGTTGATGGTATCTCGGGAGTTACCCGAGACCGTAACTACGGCAAGGCGCTGTGGAACGGGAAGGAATTCTCGGTGATTGACACAGGCGGTTACGTTGTTAACTCAGAAGATGTTTTTGAAGAAGAAATTCGTAAGCAAGTACATTTGGCAATTGATGAGGCTGATGTGATTTTGTTTGCTGTTGATGTTGAAGGCGGAATTACCGATCTGGATCAGAATGTCGCTCATATATTACGTCGTTCTAAAAAGCCGGTTTTTCTTGCTGTTAACAAAGTTGATAACCACGAACGTATTATCGATTCGCACGAATTTTATGGACTGGGCTTAGGCGAATTGTATTGCATTTCGGCCATGACTGGAAGTGGTACCGGTGAACTGTTGGATGCTGTGGTTAATAGTTTTGTCAAAAAAGAGCCCATGCCTGATGAAGAAGGTATT
This genomic interval carries:
- a CDS encoding T9SS type A sorting domain-containing protein, with protein sequence MNKYTILLAVAILFNIVAVGQQLKKATILNSHLISNKIGDLKYNLQSQQTATQKLDSIISYIQDKESGEWNQRTTKRTFFYDDNLNDTLMVHYAWDKTANKWKARAKVTRKYNEQNNTLTRESAIIDRSKHRQEYTFNDENKLIQTIESRWSFTKDDWIYINKNRYSYNSEGLLQSDSLYYMHTFLGSEMWKLVGKTYYTYNVDNKLSADTTYLQSWDTENSTEGWQFRNNKKYSYSPEKLIDYYILSNWNIDSVKFIPFKREVKQYFDDDKTIKKTIVYYWDKQKSKWEADELKENTLENNFITKRYTQTFAESPTVYSQDFVCDFNVTKDQLALPTHGLDNNEQAVFHHLIQFKYHLKGDTETNEWEEYIKTEYVYSDLKTSTSLNIGVKNEINIYPNPATNFITINGIESYKDALFELFNVNGKLVLSKNIHRNESINIGTLNKGLYIYKATNGQKIITGKLIKR
- the era gene encoding GTPase Era yields the protein MAHKSGFVNIIGNPNVGKSTIMNSLVGERLSIITKKMQTTRHRIKGIVSGEDFQIVYSDTPGILKPNYKLQESMMKFVNTALSDADVIIYVTDVVEKPDKNAEYLEKVRKSNAPVIVLVNKIDLSNQGDVMKLYEYWKDLLPAADVFAVSATERFNIGPIFDRIIELLPEAPPYFPKDELTDRNDRFFVSEIIREKILLYYQKEVPYSVEIEVEEFKEEEKLLRLRCVINVARDSQKGILIGHRGAALKKVGTQARKDMEEFFQKKVFMELYVKVSKDWRDKDRMLDNFGYDFQ